From a single Lolium rigidum isolate FL_2022 chromosome 7, APGP_CSIRO_Lrig_0.1, whole genome shotgun sequence genomic region:
- the LOC124675229 gene encoding glucose-6-phosphate 1-dehydrogenase 2, chloroplastic-like, which translates to MALSCMRCPAAAAVVRRAASPPPASSVAFSFARCAGGGRSAAAAAGWRIDAVAGKGVKSPMDTAVENTAPPKVENGTPSAINVEEFEDLAALSRDDEASVSITVVGASGDLAKKKIFPALFALYYEDCLPKHFSIFGYARSKMTDAELRDMVSKTLTCRIDKRENCSEKMEEFLKRCFYHSGQYDSEADFMELGKKIKEHEGPRVSNRLFYLSIPPNIFLDVVKCASRSASSENGWTRVIVEKPFGRDSESSAALTRGLKQYLVEDQIFRIDHYLGKELVENLSVLRFSNLVFEPLWSRQYIRNVQLIFSEDFGTEGRGGYFDSYGIIRDIMQNHLLQILALFAMETPISLEAEDIRNEKVKVLRSMKPLQLEDVVVGQYKSHTKGGITYPGYTDDKTVPKGSLAPTFAAAALFINNARWDGVPFLMKAGKALHTKQAEIRVQFRHVPGNLYKGAFGTDLDRATNELVIRVQPDEAIYLKINNKIPGLGMRLDRSNLNLHYAARYSKEIPDAYERLLLDAIEGERRLFIRSDELDAAWELFTPLLKELEQKRTAPELYPYGSRGPVGAHYLAAKYNVRWGDLSSED; encoded by the exons ATGGCGCTCTCCTGCATGAGGtgcccggcggccgccgccgtcgtGCGCCGGGCGGCCAGTCCGCCGCCGGCGTCTTCCGTCGCCTTCTCCTTCGCCAGATGCGCTGGCGGCGGGagatcggccgccgccgccgctgggtgGCGCATCGACGCCGTCGCCGGGAAGGGAG TGAAAAGTCCCATGGATACTGCCGTGGAGAACACTGCCCCGCCAAAGGTGGAAAACGGCACCCCTTCAGCAATCAATGTCGAGGAATTCGAAGATCTAGCCGCTCTATCGAGAGACGACGAGGCTTCTGTTAGCATCACTGTGGTTGGAGCATCTGGTGACCTCGCGAAGAAGAAGATATTCCCTGCCCTTTTTGCTCTCTACTACGAGGATTGTCTTCCAAAG CATTTCTCCATCTTCGGCTATGCACGGAGCAAAATGACGGATGCTGAACTGAGAGACATGGTTAGCAAAACACTGACTTGCAGGATAGATAAAAG GGAGAACTGTAGTGAGAAAATGGAAGAGTTTCTGAAGCGATGCTTCTACCATTCAGGCCAGTATGATTCAGAGGCAGATTTCATGGAGCTTGGCAAGAAGATTAAAGAACATGAG GGTCCCAGAGTCTCTAACCGTCTCTTCTACTTGTCAATACCGCCAAATATATTCCTGGATGTTGTAAAATGTGCAAGCAGATCAGCATCGTCTGAGAATGGCTGGACAAGGGTAATTGTTGAAAAACCCTTTGGCCGGGACTCAGAGTCTTCTGCTGCACTAACGAGAGGTCTGAAGCAGTATCTGGTAGAGGACCAAATCTTCAG GATTGACCATTACTTGGGAAAGGAACTTGTGGAGAATTTATCTGTCCTCCGCTTCTCGAATCTTGTTTTTGAGCCTCTGTGGTCAAGGCAATATATAAGAAATGTGCAGCTGATATTCTCAGAAGACTTTGGCACTGAAGGGCGAGGAGG GTACTTTGATAGCTATGGTATTATCCGAGACATTATGCAGAATCATCTTCTTCAGATACTAGCTCTATTTGCAATGGAAACTCCTATTAGCTTGGAAGCAGAGGACATACGGAATGAGAAG GTTAAAGTTTTGCGCTCCATGAAGCCCTTGCAACTggaagatgtggttgtaggacagTATAAAAGTCATACAAAGGGAGGTATCACATACCCTGGATACACTGATGATAAGACGGTGCCCAAGGGCAGTCTGGCTCCAACATTTGCTGCAGCTGCACTTTTTATCAATAACGCTAGATGGGACGGAGTTCCTTTTCTCATGAAGGCTGGGAAAGCTTTGCATACTAAACA GGCTGAGATTAGAGTTCAGTTCCGACATGTTCCTGGAAATCTCTACAAGGGGGCTTTTGGAACCGATCTTGACAGGGCTACTAATGAGCTTGTGATACGTGTGCAACCGGATGAAGCTATTTACCTAAAAATTAACAACAAGATTCCTGGTCTTGGTATGAGATTGGATAGAAGTaacttgaatcttcactatgcagCAAG GTACTCGAAGGAGATACCGGATGCTTATGAGAGGCTCTTGCTCGATGCCATAGAAGGCGAGCGAAGACTCTTCATCCGTTCTGACGAGTTGGATGCCGCATGGGAGCTCTTCACACCCCTTCTGAAGGAACTGGAACAGAAGCGGACTGCGCCCGAGCTATACCCTTACGGAAGCCGTGGACCAGTAGGCGCTCACTACCTTGCCGCAAAGTACAACGTCAGATGGGGCGATTTGAGCTCGGAGGACTAG
- the LOC124675113 gene encoding probable LRR receptor-like serine/threonine-protein kinase At3g47570 has translation MAQVLGAKSLIAPSHHALFLLCTLVFLYSNSIVFSSAQATNRTEDDRQALLCFKSGISRDPAGVLRSWRNDSLNFCNWQGVTCSMTPAIRVVSIQFRSALLRGTLSSCMSGLTSLVQMDLRNNTLSGSIPDEIGELPGLQTLMLAGNRLAGNIPLSLGTAASLRYVNLANNSLSGVIPDSLSNSSLLSELILSRNNLSGEIPANLFNSSKLVAVDLRWNFLSGEIPHFQEMDALQFLNLTGNLLSGTIPASLGNVSSLRCLLLAQNNLTGSIPETLGQIPSLTILDLSYNGFSGYVPTTLYNVSALTLFSLGFNNFIGQIPSEIGHSLPNLQTLVMGGNKFHGLVPGSLTNMSNLQVLDLSSNLLTGAVPSLGSLANLSQLLLENNTLEADDWAFLTSLTNCTELLRLSVDGNILNGSLPKTIGNLSTKLERLNFGRNQISGSIPAEIGNLVKLTLLDMGQNMLSGQIPLTVWNLRNLFVLKLSNNRLSGQIPSAVGNLPQLGQLYLNANSLSGNIPAAIGQCKRLAMLNLSVNNLDGSIPSELLSISSLSLGLDLSNNKLAGLIPQEIGNLINLGLLSVSNNKLSGELPSALGQCVAMVSLHMDGNMLSGIIPQSFSSLKVIQLIDLSENSLTGQVPQFFGNFSSLNYINISYNKFEGPIPIGGIFANSNGVSLQGNTGLCETAAVIFGLPICPTKSIRKRKMKMNTRLLLIIAPPVTIAFLSFLCVVATIMKGNKTQPSESFKETLKRVSYSDILKATNWFSLVNRISSTHTASVYIGRFEFETDLVAIKAFHLSEQGSRNSFFTECEVLKHTRHRNLVQAITLCSTVDFDNNEFKAIVYEFMANGSLDMWIHPRIHKGTPRRLLSLGQRISIAADVASALDYLHNQLTPPMIHCDLKPSNVLLDYDMTSRVGDFGSAKFLSSCRGTPEGLAGFGGTIGYIAPEYGMGCKISTGGDVYSFGVLLLEMLTAVRPTDAQCGNAFSLHKYVGLAFPERIAEVLDPNMPLEEDEVAASLCMQNYIMPLVSIGLMCSMESPKDRPGMHDVFAKIVAIKEAFVETL, from the exons ATGGCTCAAGTTCTTGGAGCCAAATCTCTGATTGCTCCTTCTCACCATGCACTCTTTCTTCTCTGCACCCTCGTATTTTTGTACTCCAACAGCATAGTATTCTCATCAGCACAAGCTACCAACAGAACCGAGGATGATCGGCAAGCCCTTCTCTGCTTCAAATCTGGCATCTCCAGGGACCCTGCCGGTGTTCTCAGATCATGGCGCAATGATTCCCTCAACTTCTGCAACTGGCAGGGGGTCACCTGCAGCATGACCCCTGCAATCCGTGTCGTGTCCATCCAATTCAGGTCTGCGCTGCTCAGAGGAACACTATCCAGTTGCATGTCAGGCCTTACTTCTCTAGTTCAGATGGACCTTCGAAACAATACATTGTCTGGAAGCATACCTGATGAGATAGGTGAGCTTCCTGGCCTACAAACTCTGATGCTTGCCGGCAACAGGCTTGCAGGTAACATCCCTCTGTCATTAGGTACAGCTGCATCTCTTAGATATGTCAACCTTGCAAACAATTCTCTTAGCGGAGTTATCCCTGATTCCTTATCAAACAGTTCGTTACTTAGTGAGCTAATCCTCTCACGCAACAACTTATCTGGGGAGATCCCGGCTAATCTGTTCAACTCATCGAAACTAGTCGCTGTTGATCTCCGGTGGAATTTTCTCTCAGGAGAAATCCCACATTTCCAGGAGATGGATGCTCTGCAATTTCTTAACCTTACAGGGAATTTACTTTCTGGTACTATACCAGCATCTTTGGGAAATGTTTCATCCTTGCGTTGCCTCCTGCTAGCACAAAACAACTTGACAGGATCAATCCCAGAAACTTTAGGTCAAATTCCAAGCCTAACAATTCTAGATCTAAGTTACAACGGATTCTCAGGGTATGTCCCAACCACACTGTATAATGTCTCGGCACTCACACTCTTTAGCTTAGGATTCAACAATTTTATTGGACAGATACCTTCTGAAATTGGCCACTCGCTTCCGAATCTCCAAACATTGGTAATGGGTGGCAACAAATTTCATGGATTAGTCCCAGGTTCTCTGACCAATATGTCAAACCTCCAAGTACTTGATCTTTCAAGCAACTTGCTGACTGGTGCGGTGCCATCTCTAGGATCCTTGGCAAACTTGAGTCAATTGCTTCTAGAGAATAACACACTTGAAGCTGATGACTGGGCGTTTCTTACCTCGCTGACCAATTGCACTGAATTGTTAAGATTATCAGTGGATGGGAATATCCTGAATGGAAGTTTGCCAAAAACAATAGGCAACCTTTCAACAAAGCTGGAGCGATTAAACTTTGGAAGAAACCAAATTTCAGGAAGCATACCAGCTGAGATAGGCAACCTCGTAAAGCTCACTCTGCTTGACATGGGCCAGAACATGCTCTCGGGACAAATTCCCCTGACAGTTTGGAACTTGAGAAACTTGTTTGTCCTGAAACTATCCAATAATAGATTATCAGGTCAGATTCCATCAGCAGTTGGTAATCTTCCTCAACTTGGCCAGCTTTATCTTAATGCCAACAGTTTGTCTGGAAACATACCGGCAGCTATAGGACAATGTAAAAGGCTAGCTATGCTAAACTTATCAGTCAACAACCTTGATGGATCCATACCGAGTGAGCTCCTCAGTATTTCTTCACTTTCCCTTGGTTTGGACTTGTCAAACAATAAACTGGCAGGATTGATACCACAAGAAATTGGTAACTTGATCAATCTTGGGTTATTAAGTGTTTCCAACAACAAATTATCTGGTGAACTTCCTTCTGCACTTGGCCAGTGTGTTGCAATGGTATCCCTTCACATGGATGGGAACATGCTTAGTGGGATTATTCCTCAGTCTTTCAGTTCACTGAAGGTCATACAGCTGATAGATTTGTCTGAGAACAGTTTAACAGGGCAAGTTCCACAGTTTTTCGGGAACTTCAGCAGCTTAAATTATATTAATATATCGTACAACAAATTTGAAGGACCAATTCCGATTGGTGGTATATTTGCAAATTCAAATGGAGTATCCTTGCAAGGCAACACAGGGTTGTGTGAAACAGCTGCTGTCATATTTGGACTTCCCATTTGCCCCACCAAATCAATAAGGaaaaggaagatgaagatgaatacACGACTGCTGCTCATAATAGCTCCTCCTGTTACTATTGCTTTCCTCTCATTTctctgtgttgttgccactatcaTGAAGGGAAACAAAACTCAACCATCTGAAAGCTTCAAGGAGACACTTAAGAGGGTGTCGTACAGTGACATTCTTAAAGCCACCAACTGGTTCTCTCTGGTCAACCGAATCAGCTCAACTCATACAGCATCAGTCTACATTGGTCGCTTTGAATTCGAAACAGATCTAGTGGCCATCAAGGCGTTCCATCTTAGTGAGCAAGGATCCAGAAATAGTTTTTTCACCGAGTGCGAAGTGCTAAAACACACCCGCCATCGTAATCTGGTTCAAGCTATCACCTTGTGCTCAACAGTGGATTTTGATAACAATGAGTTCAAGGCTATAGTATACGAGTTCATGGCAAATGGTAGCCTAGACATGTGGATACACCCAAGGATTCACAAAGGCACCCCAAGGAGGTTGCTAAGCTTAGGTCAGCGGATAAGTATAGCAGCTGACGTGGCTTCTGCTCTGGACTATCTGCACAACCAGTTGACACCTCCTATGATTCACTGCGATTTGAAACCAAGCAATGTTCTTCTGGACTACGACATGACCTCGCGTGTTGGTGACTTCGGATCTGCCAAGTTTCTCTCTTCATGTCGTGGTACACCTGAGGGGTTGGCTGGCTTTGGAGGAACAATTGGATACATTGCACCTG AATATGGAATGGGATGCAAAATCTCAACAGGCGGCGACGTGTATAGTTTCGGGGTACTGCTGCTGGAAATGCTCACTGCAGTGCGACCAACAGACGCACAATGTGGCAACGCCTTCAGCCTTCACAAGTACGTTGGCCTCGCTTTCCCCGAGAGAATCGCTGAGGTTTTAGATCCCAATATGCCATTGGAGGAGGATGAGGTGGCAGCTTCTCTATGTATGCAGAACTACATCATGCCTTTGGTCAGCATTGGGCTGATGTGTTCCATGGAATCACCCAAAGATAGACCAGGAATGCATGATGTCTTTGCCAAAATTGTTGCCATCAAGGAGGCATTTGTCGAAACCTTGTGA